One Cellulomonas soli DNA window includes the following coding sequences:
- a CDS encoding glycosyltransferase: MNPLDDTTPQAARPPRRRLVVVVRADPVICGHSGEARNLAEAALDRGFDEVRIVTWPIDRLQAAGLPLKPLDRVLPYREGVVVERPGPVGDYKVPDGRWLAGLTGRLVELFTDGVPTVALSLYLSPHATAVADAVQVARRTGLPVDVVTVAEAVGSDVTNVVRACVEQDKFGAAAHVLSAYLEHDVCLAVSAYTRDLIVTEAAAIDARHGTRFAAQLEERVRISYPAVDVASYLAREEDETDRVLAGRGLVRDGYVLYLSRLAAAKGVDDLIAGYERSAAASGVDLVIAGTGPAAESLHARAAQSPLAGRIRFLDDVDDAEKAHLMAGCVAFALPSKPRPEFVETFGIALVEKMLSGGGPVITTDTGGIGEAVGDCALIVPVEDPDAIAAALDRVLAMPEVERADWERRARAHAEQFDRAVVLDKILDQVALVGCPEDLFSEATGAATGAA; the protein is encoded by the coding sequence GTGAACCCCCTCGATGACACCACCCCGCAGGCAGCCCGCCCACCCCGTCGCCGGCTCGTCGTCGTCGTGCGCGCCGACCCGGTGATCTGCGGCCACTCCGGTGAGGCCCGCAACCTTGCGGAGGCCGCGCTCGACCGCGGGTTCGACGAGGTCCGCATCGTCACCTGGCCGATCGACCGCCTGCAGGCGGCGGGCCTGCCGCTCAAGCCCCTGGACCGCGTGCTGCCGTACCGCGAGGGTGTGGTCGTCGAGCGTCCGGGACCGGTCGGTGACTACAAGGTGCCGGACGGGCGCTGGCTCGCGGGCCTGACGGGACGGCTCGTCGAGCTGTTCACCGACGGCGTGCCCACGGTCGCGCTCTCGCTCTACCTGTCCCCGCACGCCACGGCGGTGGCCGACGCGGTGCAGGTCGCCCGGCGCACGGGTCTGCCGGTGGACGTGGTCACCGTGGCCGAGGCCGTGGGCTCGGACGTCACGAATGTCGTGCGGGCGTGCGTCGAGCAGGACAAGTTCGGTGCCGCCGCGCACGTGCTGTCGGCGTACCTGGAGCACGACGTGTGCCTGGCCGTCTCGGCGTACACGCGCGACCTGATCGTCACCGAGGCCGCCGCGATCGACGCCCGGCACGGCACCCGGTTCGCCGCCCAGCTCGAGGAGCGGGTGCGGATCTCGTACCCGGCGGTGGACGTCGCCTCGTACCTCGCGCGCGAGGAGGACGAGACCGACCGGGTGCTCGCGGGACGCGGGCTCGTGCGGGACGGCTACGTGCTCTACCTGTCGCGTCTGGCCGCGGCGAAGGGTGTCGACGACCTGATCGCGGGCTACGAGCGCAGCGCCGCGGCCTCGGGTGTCGACCTGGTGATCGCGGGCACCGGCCCGGCGGCCGAGTCCTTGCACGCACGGGCCGCGCAGTCGCCGCTTGCCGGTCGCATCCGGTTCCTCGACGACGTCGACGACGCGGAGAAGGCGCACCTGATGGCCGGGTGCGTGGCGTTCGCGCTGCCCAGCAAGCCGCGTCCGGAGTTCGTCGAGACGTTCGGGATCGCGCTCGTCGAGAAGATGCTGTCCGGCGGTGGCCCGGTGATCACGACGGACACCGGCGGGATCGGCGAGGCGGTCGGCGACTGCGCGCTCATCGTCCCGGTCGAGGACCCGGACGCGATCGCCGCGGCGCTCGACCGGGTGCTGGCCATGCCGGAGGTCGAGCGGGCGGACTGGGAGCGGCGGGCCCGCGCGCACGCCGAGCAGTTCGACCGCGCGGTGGTGCTCGACAAGATCCTCGACCAGGTGGCCCTCGTGGGCTGCCCGGAGGACCTGTTCAGCGAGGCGACGGGGGCTGCCACCGGGGCAGCGTGA
- a CDS encoding sensor histidine kinase codes for MIGPRGGLGARLLLALLLVVLVGGATLLVVALALAPGLFRTHVEQAVGPVSPGLAAHLDTAFARAVLISLAVAVTAATGVALAVGVFVTRRAVRPIEELSRAASAIAAGDYAVRVHEDGLGSELATLTRAFNRMASDLAGTERTRAEMLRDLAHELRTPLTSVRGYHEAIADGVLPADRATFARVDAELSRVERLVDDLDQVSRAEERLLDLRLQPVDAADLVAATADGARATASEAGVSVLTSPPEEPGTDPGAGVVLVDPDRLHEALANLVTNALRHTPAGGTVRLSSRTRGQVVELTVTDTGEGIAAEHLPRVLERFYRVDDGRSRTTGGSGIGLTITRALVEAHGGRVRIESAGPGHGTTAVLTLPRWQPPSPR; via the coding sequence GTGATCGGGCCGCGGGGCGGCCTGGGTGCGCGTCTCCTGCTGGCCCTGCTGCTCGTCGTCCTCGTCGGCGGGGCGACGCTGCTGGTCGTGGCCCTGGCGCTGGCACCCGGGCTGTTCCGGACCCACGTCGAGCAGGCGGTCGGACCAGTCTCCCCCGGGCTCGCCGCGCACCTGGACACCGCGTTCGCCCGGGCGGTCCTGATCTCGCTCGCCGTGGCCGTCACCGCAGCCACCGGGGTCGCGCTCGCGGTGGGCGTCTTCGTCACCCGACGGGCCGTCCGGCCGATCGAGGAGCTGTCCCGGGCGGCTTCGGCGATCGCCGCCGGGGACTACGCCGTCCGGGTGCACGAGGACGGGCTCGGCTCGGAGCTCGCCACCCTGACCCGGGCGTTCAACCGGATGGCGAGCGACCTGGCCGGCACCGAGCGCACGCGCGCGGAGATGCTGCGCGACCTCGCGCACGAGCTGCGCACCCCGCTCACGAGCGTGCGCGGCTACCACGAGGCGATCGCCGACGGCGTGCTGCCCGCCGACCGTGCCACGTTCGCCCGCGTCGACGCCGAGCTGAGCCGTGTCGAGCGTCTGGTGGACGACCTGGACCAGGTCTCACGCGCCGAGGAGCGGCTGCTCGACCTGCGGCTGCAGCCCGTCGACGCCGCCGACCTGGTCGCCGCGACCGCGGACGGGGCACGCGCGACGGCCTCCGAGGCGGGCGTGAGCGTGCTGACCTCGCCACCCGAGGAGCCGGGCACCGACCCGGGCGCCGGCGTCGTGCTCGTCGACCCCGACCGCCTGCACGAGGCGTTGGCGAACCTGGTCACCAACGCGCTGCGGCACACCCCCGCCGGCGGCACGGTTCGCCTGAGCAGCCGCACCCGCGGGCAGGTCGTCGAGCTCACGGTCACGGACACGGGCGAGGGCATCGCCGCCGAGCACCTGCCCCGCGTGCTCGAGCGGTTCTACCGCGTCGACGACGGCCGCTCACGCACCACGGGCGGCAGCGGGATCGGGCTGACGATCACCCGCGCCCTCGTCGAGGCGCACGGCGGCCGGGTCCGCATCGAGAGTGCCGGACCCGGCCACGGCACGACCGCCGTCCTCACGCTGCCCCGGTGGCAGCCCCCGTCGCCTCGCTGA
- a CDS encoding SHOCT domain-containing protein, with the protein MMGYGWGMGAGGWVAMTVFWVALVVLVVWLLVRAFPGGPGRTAGPHVGGPTRETPEQILDRRYAAGEIDLETYRTMRTELSSARSTDRPTLAPPADGGAP; encoded by the coding sequence ATGATGGGCTACGGGTGGGGCATGGGTGCCGGCGGCTGGGTCGCCATGACGGTCTTCTGGGTCGCGCTCGTCGTGCTCGTCGTGTGGCTGCTGGTGCGGGCGTTCCCGGGAGGCCCCGGGCGCACCGCCGGACCCCACGTCGGCGGCCCGACGCGCGAGACGCCTGAGCAGATCCTCGACAGGCGGTACGCGGCCGGCGAGATCGACCTCGAGACGTACCGCACCATGCGGACCGAGCTTTCCTCCGCGCGGTCGACCGACCGCCCCACGCTCGCGCCTCCCGCGGACGGCGGTGCGCCGTGA
- a CDS encoding matrixin family metalloprotease, which produces MSDIGPGGGDPRFVWGAGPAAPFAPPAAQPTFLPPHGGPPAPRHGTVRVVVVSVLVGLLLAAFLSWRSGGPWGDPAPTAGREEAEQPLGVPPTVEQPNGSYTFMAVQDDGLTPVAYDPCRPVHYVVRAEGEPAGGRQMITEAFLRLSQTTGLVFVDDGETTETVLAERASFQPDLYGDRWAPVLVAWSDQGEVADLSGDVAGLGGSVPMRFGDGPAVYVTGQVVLDAPAFTQAMAVPGGGPVARAIVLHELAHVVGLGHVDDPAELMYPYAGRADLGAGDLTGLALLGAGACVPQL; this is translated from the coding sequence GTGTCCGACATCGGACCGGGCGGAGGCGACCCGCGCTTCGTGTGGGGTGCCGGCCCTGCGGCGCCGTTCGCGCCGCCCGCCGCCCAGCCGACGTTCCTTCCTCCGCACGGCGGGCCGCCCGCACCGCGGCACGGGACGGTGCGCGTCGTCGTCGTGTCCGTGCTCGTGGGGCTGCTCCTCGCGGCGTTCCTGTCCTGGAGGTCGGGCGGACCGTGGGGCGACCCGGCGCCGACCGCGGGCCGTGAGGAGGCCGAGCAGCCCCTCGGCGTGCCGCCGACGGTCGAGCAGCCGAACGGGTCGTACACGTTCATGGCGGTGCAGGACGACGGGCTGACCCCGGTCGCCTACGACCCGTGCCGTCCGGTGCACTACGTCGTGCGCGCCGAGGGCGAGCCGGCCGGCGGTCGCCAGATGATCACCGAGGCCTTCCTGCGGCTGTCGCAGACGACCGGGTTGGTGTTCGTGGACGACGGCGAGACGACGGAGACCGTGCTGGCGGAACGGGCGAGCTTCCAACCGGACCTGTACGGCGACCGCTGGGCGCCCGTGCTCGTCGCGTGGTCGGACCAGGGCGAGGTCGCGGACCTGAGCGGGGACGTGGCCGGGCTCGGCGGGAGCGTCCCGATGCGGTTCGGGGACGGCCCGGCCGTGTACGTGACCGGGCAGGTGGTGCTCGACGCGCCGGCGTTCACCCAGGCCATGGCGGTGCCGGGCGGCGGGCCGGTCGCCCGGGCGATCGTGCTGCACGAGCTCGCGCACGTCGTGGGGCTCGGGCACGTGGACGACCCGGCCGAGCTGATGTACCCGTACGCAGGCCGTGCCGACCTCGGTGCGGGTGACCTCACGGGCCTGGCGCTGCTGGGGGCCGGGGCGTGCGTCCCGCAGCTGTGA
- a CDS encoding DUF2804 domain-containing protein has product MSAREITTPVTLCRPDGRLDPDAVGWTRRPLHDTSGIGRGRYGWGRTKRWEYWAVMTPTHVVSLTISDIDYAGVHELWVLDRATGAEVRTPTVVPFARGVRLPARLGEGPARAHARGLDLAIDEVPDGTRLRGRSARIELDVLAARPDGHECLGVVVPWSERLFQYTVKDVARPAQGWFVVDGVRRELPAGSSWAVLDHGRGRWPYRMRWHWGAGSGVHDGRVIGVQVGGRWTDGTGSTENALLVDGRLHKNDDELVWEHDPAEPLAPWRIHGPHADLAFTPTHDHATRTNMLLVAQEAHQCFGTYAGWMTDEHGTRVAFAGIDGWAEDVRNRW; this is encoded by the coding sequence GTGAGCGCGCGGGAGATCACCACGCCGGTGACCCTGTGCCGCCCCGACGGCCGGCTCGACCCGGACGCCGTCGGCTGGACGCGCAGACCGCTGCACGACACCTCCGGGATCGGGCGCGGCCGGTACGGCTGGGGGCGCACCAAGCGCTGGGAGTACTGGGCGGTGATGACGCCGACCCACGTGGTCTCGCTGACGATCTCCGACATCGACTACGCCGGGGTGCACGAGCTGTGGGTGCTCGACCGCGCGACGGGTGCTGAGGTCCGCACGCCGACGGTCGTGCCGTTCGCCCGGGGCGTCAGGCTTCCCGCACGGCTCGGCGAGGGACCGGCCCGTGCCCACGCGCGCGGCCTCGACCTGGCGATCGACGAGGTGCCGGACGGCACCCGGCTGCGCGGCCGCTCGGCCCGGATCGAGCTGGACGTGCTCGCCGCCCGACCCGACGGGCACGAGTGCCTGGGGGTCGTCGTGCCGTGGTCCGAGCGTCTGTTCCAGTACACCGTCAAGGACGTCGCCCGGCCCGCGCAGGGCTGGTTCGTCGTCGACGGCGTGCGGCGCGAGCTTCCGGCCGGGTCGTCCTGGGCGGTGCTCGACCACGGGCGCGGCCGCTGGCCGTACCGGATGCGCTGGCACTGGGGCGCCGGTTCGGGCGTGCACGACGGACGGGTCATCGGCGTGCAGGTCGGCGGGCGGTGGACCGACGGGACCGGGTCGACCGAGAACGCGCTCCTCGTCGACGGCCGGCTGCACAAGAACGACGACGAGCTGGTCTGGGAGCACGACCCCGCCGAACCGCTCGCACCCTGGCGGATCCACGGGCCGCACGCCGACCTGGCGTTCACGCCCACCCACGACCACGCGACGCGCACGAACATGCTGCTCGTCGCCCAGGAGGCGCACCAGTGCTTCGGCACGTACGCCGGCTGGATGACCGACGAGCACGGCACGCGGGTCGCCTTCGCCGGGATCGACGGCTGGGCCGAGGACGTGCGCAACCGCTGGTGA
- a CDS encoding nitroreductase family deazaflavin-dependent oxidoreductase: MAVGAGQKMFVRAHAALYRATGGRLGGRMAGIRQILLTTTGRRSGQPRTIPLAGTPDGDAVVLVASNGGAAHDPAWFLNLVADPHVTVQRGHEVLPMVARVAEGEERVRLWGLVTAANPGYERYRGRTSRTIPVVVCAPDPTRST; encoded by the coding sequence GTGGCTGTCGGAGCAGGTCAGAAGATGTTCGTGCGCGCGCACGCGGCGCTCTACCGGGCGACGGGCGGGCGTCTGGGCGGCCGCATGGCGGGCATCCGGCAGATCCTGCTGACGACCACGGGCCGCAGGTCGGGGCAGCCGCGCACGATCCCGCTCGCGGGGACGCCCGACGGCGACGCGGTCGTGCTGGTCGCCTCGAACGGCGGCGCCGCGCACGACCCGGCCTGGTTCCTCAACCTCGTCGCCGACCCGCACGTGACCGTCCAGCGCGGCCACGAGGTGCTGCCGATGGTGGCCCGCGTCGCCGAGGGCGAGGAGCGCGTGCGCCTGTGGGGCCTGGTCACGGCCGCCAACCCGGGCTACGAGCGCTACCGCGGTCGCACCTCGCGCACGATCCCGGTCGTGGTGTGCGCACCCGACCCGACGCGCAGCACATGA
- a CDS encoding glycoside hydrolase domain-containing protein — protein sequence MTRHVDPFIGTEATALPPQQGLAATWWWPKPQVGNTHPGATYPLGMVSACAYSGAYPTGYGRYGLSTEGLPEEIHERTVASGFTHFQQSGTGAIRKYYNYFRVTPMLQPLDDLGELWDVVDEQAEPGYYAATLENGIRAEITVGPKSAVHRYTFPSHRDARLVIDFSLGGLAIPYGRTVPLRAHLQSIGPGQAQGEIVVEGAPLAVHVECSDTRWRQLLWYDRRLMPGGTRLDFDRIRPTTLRPFGLMWAGPTEPGQVVELRFGFSLRGPDQAKENLERECGPGPTSFERRRAETATVWGRHVGAIQVDTPDEDRRTVFATALYHSLIKPCLAPDESPFWPTDGPFAYDIATMWDIYRTQLPLLTALVPDKAVELANAILHIGEEEGNLPIGYRMARGADRFSRQGSALAHTFFADLCRLDLEGIDWDWALVHLHNDLRRTYGEDFLLRGRAHPISHTLDLAFGYWCTSVVAARVGDKALVDQFGPLAARWVNAYSARTGLLRDSEFYEGGRWNYSFRLQHDMAGRIALAGGDEAFVGMLDRFFGFGAPPVTQPGVAPTPEEMAVGYALDRFEGLNNEPDMEAPWAYMYAGRPDRTAQVVHDIVQQQFGTGRGGLPGNDDSGGLSSWFVWASLGLFPVAGQNVFLLNAPAWRESVTRLGNGRSLTIETAGFVEPEPGGPAQFVQAVYRDGVPLERPWLTGNEVHEGGRLLVELGPEPGTWGTTHRPPSAAAPAVEVRR from the coding sequence ATGACCAGGCACGTCGACCCGTTCATCGGCACCGAGGCCACGGCCCTGCCACCGCAGCAGGGGCTGGCGGCGACGTGGTGGTGGCCCAAGCCGCAGGTCGGGAACACCCACCCGGGGGCCACGTACCCGTTGGGCATGGTCAGCGCGTGCGCGTACTCGGGGGCGTACCCCACCGGTTACGGCCGGTACGGACTGTCGACCGAGGGGCTGCCGGAGGAGATCCACGAGCGCACGGTCGCGTCGGGGTTCACGCACTTCCAGCAGTCCGGCACGGGTGCGATCCGCAAGTACTACAACTACTTCCGCGTGACCCCGATGCTGCAGCCCCTGGACGACCTGGGCGAGCTGTGGGACGTCGTCGACGAGCAGGCCGAGCCGGGGTACTACGCCGCGACGCTCGAGAACGGGATCCGCGCGGAGATCACGGTCGGCCCCAAGAGCGCGGTGCACCGGTACACGTTCCCCTCGCACCGTGACGCCCGGCTCGTCATCGACTTCTCTCTCGGCGGCCTCGCGATCCCGTACGGGCGCACGGTGCCGCTGCGGGCGCACCTGCAGAGCATCGGTCCCGGGCAGGCGCAGGGCGAGATCGTCGTCGAGGGCGCCCCGCTCGCGGTGCACGTCGAGTGCTCCGACACCCGGTGGCGCCAGCTGCTCTGGTACGACCGGCGGCTCATGCCGGGCGGCACGCGCCTGGACTTCGACCGGATCCGCCCGACCACCCTGCGCCCGTTCGGCCTCATGTGGGCCGGGCCGACCGAGCCGGGGCAGGTCGTCGAGCTGCGGTTCGGCTTCTCCCTGCGCGGCCCCGACCAGGCGAAGGAGAACCTGGAACGTGAGTGCGGGCCCGGTCCGACGAGCTTCGAGCGCCGCCGGGCCGAGACCGCCACGGTGTGGGGTCGGCACGTGGGCGCGATCCAGGTCGACACCCCGGACGAGGACCGTCGCACGGTGTTCGCCACCGCGCTCTACCACTCGCTCATCAAGCCGTGCCTGGCCCCTGACGAGTCGCCGTTCTGGCCGACGGACGGGCCGTTCGCGTACGACATCGCGACCATGTGGGACATCTACCGCACGCAGCTGCCGCTGCTGACGGCGCTCGTGCCGGACAAGGCGGTCGAGCTGGCGAACGCGATCCTGCACATCGGCGAGGAGGAGGGGAACCTGCCGATCGGGTACCGGATGGCCCGTGGTGCCGACCGGTTCTCCCGGCAGGGGTCGGCGCTGGCGCACACGTTCTTCGCCGACCTGTGCCGGCTGGACCTGGAGGGCATCGACTGGGACTGGGCGCTGGTGCACCTGCACAACGACCTGCGTCGCACGTACGGCGAGGACTTCCTGCTGCGCGGGCGGGCGCACCCGATCAGCCACACGCTCGACCTCGCGTTCGGCTACTGGTGCACGTCCGTCGTGGCCGCGCGCGTGGGCGACAAGGCCCTGGTCGACCAGTTCGGGCCGCTGGCCGCACGCTGGGTCAACGCCTACTCGGCCCGCACCGGGCTGCTGCGCGACTCGGAGTTCTACGAGGGCGGCCGGTGGAACTACTCGTTCCGGCTGCAGCACGACATGGCAGGGCGGATCGCGCTCGCGGGCGGCGACGAGGCGTTCGTCGGCATGCTCGACCGGTTCTTCGGCTTCGGTGCGCCCCCGGTGACCCAGCCGGGCGTGGCCCCCACACCGGAGGAGATGGCCGTCGGGTACGCGCTCGACCGGTTCGAGGGGCTGAACAACGAGCCGGACATGGAGGCCCCCTGGGCGTACATGTACGCCGGGCGGCCCGACCGGACCGCGCAGGTGGTGCACGACATCGTCCAGCAGCAGTTCGGTACCGGGCGCGGCGGGCTGCCGGGCAACGACGACTCGGGCGGGCTCTCGTCCTGGTTCGTGTGGGCGTCCCTCGGCCTGTTCCCGGTCGCCGGGCAGAACGTGTTCCTGCTCAACGCACCGGCGTGGCGCGAGTCGGTGACCCGGCTCGGCAACGGTCGCTCGCTGACGATCGAGACCGCCGGGTTCGTCGAACCGGAGCCGGGTGGCCCGGCGCAGTTCGTGCAGGCCGTCTACCGCGACGGCGTCCCGCTCGAACGTCCGTGGCTGACCGGCAACGAGGTCCACGAGGGCGGGCGTCTGCTCGTCGAGCTGGGCCCGGAACCGGGCACGTGGGGCACCACGCACCGGCCGCCGTCGGCAGCGGCACCGGCCGTCGAGGTCCGGCGCTGA
- a CDS encoding ScyD/ScyE family protein yields MRQSRTLTTLTAALAAGGLLVAGAAGASADDTSGFGHHGTTSALADAWRGQHHQGHHGHKPGTPTAGTPVTAAEHLAGPLTFDIGRKSSLYVGQDFAGLLTLVQPGQAPTDLAAGPGIAAVSVNGDGAVTWAEREGDQSAVQASRLMRRAPDGTISQVVDLLAYEQAANPDGAVTYGFTDVTPECAATLPPGLAPYSGAVDSHGYGSVTVGKVTYVADAGANALLAVGRHGDVRTVAVLPPAVVQVTAEIAAGFGLDPCVVGHPFSLEPVPTDVERGPDGKLYVSSLPGGPEDGSLGSIGSVYRIDPRTGTVTLLATGLSGATGLAVRDDGTVFVAELYANEVSSISRKGVVSTFLALNQPAGVEWSNGTVYVSTDVFGDGKVVAVPVS; encoded by the coding sequence ATGAGGCAGTCACGCACGCTCACCACCCTCACCGCCGCGCTCGCGGCCGGCGGTCTGCTCGTCGCCGGTGCCGCGGGCGCCTCGGCCGACGACACGAGCGGCTTCGGCCATCACGGCACGACGAGCGCGCTCGCCGACGCCTGGCGCGGTCAGCACCACCAGGGTCACCACGGCCACAAGCCCGGCACGCCGACCGCCGGGACGCCGGTCACCGCCGCCGAGCACCTGGCAGGACCGCTCACCTTCGACATCGGTCGCAAGTCCTCGCTCTACGTCGGCCAGGACTTCGCGGGGCTCCTCACGCTCGTCCAGCCGGGGCAGGCGCCCACCGACCTCGCCGCCGGACCGGGCATCGCCGCGGTCTCGGTGAACGGGGACGGCGCGGTCACCTGGGCCGAGCGCGAGGGCGACCAGTCGGCCGTGCAGGCCTCGCGGCTCATGCGCCGCGCACCCGACGGCACGATCAGCCAGGTCGTCGACCTGCTGGCCTACGAGCAGGCTGCGAACCCCGACGGCGCGGTGACCTACGGGTTCACCGATGTCACGCCGGAGTGCGCCGCCACGCTGCCGCCCGGCCTGGCCCCCTACAGCGGTGCCGTCGACTCGCACGGCTACGGCTCGGTGACCGTCGGCAAGGTCACCTACGTGGCCGACGCGGGTGCGAACGCCCTGCTGGCCGTCGGCCGGCACGGCGACGTGCGGACGGTCGCGGTGCTGCCCCCAGCGGTGGTCCAGGTGACCGCCGAGATCGCCGCCGGTTTCGGCCTCGACCCGTGCGTCGTCGGCCACCCGTTCTCCCTCGAGCCCGTCCCCACCGACGTCGAGCGCGGACCCGACGGGAAGCTCTACGTCTCGTCGCTGCCCGGCGGCCCCGAGGACGGCAGCCTGGGCTCGATCGGCTCCGTCTACCGCATCGACCCGCGCACCGGCACCGTGACCCTGCTCGCCACCGGCCTGTCCGGCGCGACCGGCCTGGCGGTGCGGGACGACGGCACGGTCTTCGTCGCCGAGCTGTACGCGAACGAGGTGTCCTCGATCAGCCGCAAGGGTGTCGTGAGCACGTTCCTCGCCCTGAACCAGCCGGCGGGCGTCGAGTGGTCGAACGGCACGGTCTACGTCTCGACCGACGTGTTCGGCGACGGCAAGGTCGTCGCGGTCCCCGTCAGCTGA
- a CDS encoding SDR family NAD(P)-dependent oxidoreductase, with the protein MGSVLTLRRSADPSAASDRTFASRSAVVTGGASGIGLAIARDLARGGAVVTLADVDVERAEVHARALREQGAKAEAVEIDVTDRGAVDDLLRRVADEHGRLDLMFNNAGVGGTLPFEEATAQQWDRILALNLRSVIDGTDAAYRLMRAQGGGHIVNTASIAGLVPVPMQTLYNTTKFGVVGLSTTLRPEAAAHGVRVSVVCPGQVATAIWGTPILGERDLSAPAPPQAVSAERAAAAVLRGVRRNQAVITFPTPARRLALAYRYAPWAMSRWLGAEHARRAG; encoded by the coding sequence ATGGGCTCCGTGCTCACACTGCGTCGGTCCGCAGACCCGTCGGCCGCCTCTGATCGGACCTTCGCCAGTCGCAGCGCGGTCGTCACCGGTGGCGCCTCCGGTATCGGCCTGGCCATCGCGCGAGATCTGGCCAGAGGTGGCGCCGTCGTGACGCTCGCCGACGTGGATGTCGAACGGGCCGAGGTGCACGCCCGCGCCCTGCGCGAGCAGGGTGCCAAGGCCGAGGCCGTCGAGATCGACGTCACCGACCGCGGTGCCGTGGACGACCTGCTGCGTCGGGTCGCGGACGAGCACGGCCGGCTGGACCTGATGTTCAACAACGCCGGCGTCGGTGGCACGCTGCCCTTCGAGGAGGCAACGGCGCAGCAGTGGGACCGCATCCTGGCGCTGAACCTGCGCAGCGTCATCGACGGCACCGACGCCGCGTACCGCCTCATGCGCGCACAGGGCGGCGGCCACATCGTCAACACCGCGTCGATCGCCGGCCTGGTGCCCGTGCCGATGCAGACGCTCTACAACACCACCAAGTTCGGGGTGGTCGGGCTGTCGACGACCCTGCGTCCCGAGGCCGCCGCCCACGGGGTTCGCGTGAGCGTGGTCTGCCCCGGCCAGGTGGCGACCGCGATCTGGGGCACGCCCATCCTGGGGGAGCGCGACCTGAGCGCCCCGGCACCGCCGCAGGCCGTCAGTGCCGAGCGGGCGGCGGCGGCGGTCCTGCGAGGCGTGCGGCGCAACCAGGCGGTCATCACCTTCCCCACCCCGGCCCGTCGGCTCGCGCTCGCCTACCGGTACGCGCCCTGGGCGATGTCGCGCTGGCTCGGTGCGGAGCACGCCCGCCGGGCCGGCTGA
- a CDS encoding response regulator transcription factor: MSEPRGRVLVVEDDPAIAHLVAEYLTHDGFRVDVADDGEDGVELARQTRPDVVVLDLMLPGIDGLEVCRRVRTFSDAYVLMLTARGDETDRVIGLSVGADDYVVKPFSPRELSARVQAMLRRPRSADVEPGTVRRFGDLVLDPQAREVSVRGVPVELTRTEFDVLEALSARPRAVVARRRLLEHVWGEDWYGDDHVIDVHVANLRRKLGDDPAASRYVRTVRGVGYRMGDGT, translated from the coding sequence GTGAGCGAGCCGCGCGGGCGCGTCCTCGTCGTCGAGGACGACCCGGCGATCGCGCACCTCGTGGCGGAGTACCTGACGCACGACGGCTTCCGCGTCGACGTGGCGGACGACGGCGAGGACGGTGTGGAGCTCGCCCGGCAGACCCGGCCCGACGTCGTCGTGCTCGACCTCATGCTCCCCGGGATCGACGGGCTCGAGGTGTGCCGGCGCGTGCGCACGTTCTCCGACGCGTACGTGCTCATGCTCACCGCCCGAGGCGACGAGACCGACCGCGTCATCGGGCTGTCCGTCGGTGCGGACGACTACGTGGTCAAGCCGTTCTCCCCGCGCGAGCTCAGCGCGCGCGTGCAGGCCATGCTGCGCCGCCCGCGCAGCGCCGACGTCGAGCCCGGAACGGTGCGCCGGTTCGGCGACCTGGTGCTCGACCCGCAGGCCAGAGAGGTGAGCGTCCGGGGCGTGCCCGTCGAGCTGACGCGCACCGAGTTCGACGTCCTCGAGGCGCTGTCGGCCCGCCCCCGCGCGGTCGTCGCACGCCGCCGGCTGCTCGAGCACGTCTGGGGCGAGGACTGGTACGGCGACGACCACGTGATCGACGTGCACGTGGCCAACCTGCGCCGCAAGCTCGGCGACGACCCCGCGGCCTCCCGGTACGTCCGCACGGTCCGCGGCGTCGGCTACCGGATGGGCGACGGCACGTGA
- a CDS encoding nitroreductase/quinone reductase family protein, with protein sequence MGTRSDRYLRSMYAGGRGDARAHRWARAWGRIVSTGLMPRRWVVLEVRGRRTGTVTRFPLGLADVDGRWYCVSMLGECNWVRNVRAADGRAVLRGRRGGPVHLTEVPVADRAPVLRRYVQKVVGGRPHIPVDRHRPVEAFAAIAAERPVFLVERAAPGTTA encoded by the coding sequence ATGGGTACCCGCAGCGACCGCTACCTGCGCTCGATGTACGCGGGCGGACGCGGTGACGCCCGCGCGCACCGGTGGGCCCGCGCGTGGGGCCGGATCGTCTCGACCGGCCTGATGCCGCGCCGCTGGGTCGTGCTCGAGGTCCGGGGACGGCGCACCGGAACGGTCACCCGGTTCCCGCTCGGGCTCGCCGATGTCGACGGCCGCTGGTACTGCGTCTCCATGCTCGGCGAGTGCAACTGGGTCAGGAACGTCCGGGCGGCCGACGGGCGTGCGGTGCTGCGCGGGCGGCGCGGCGGGCCGGTGCACCTGACCGAGGTCCCCGTGGCGGACCGAGCGCCGGTCCTGCGTCGCTACGTGCAGAAGGTCGTGGGCGGGCGTCCGCACATCCCCGTCGACCGGCACCGGCCCGTCGAGGCGTTCGCGGCGATCGCCGCCGAGCGGCCCGTCTTCCTCGTCGAACGGGCTGCACCAGGCACGACGGCCTGA